Below is a window of Vibrio gazogenes DNA.
GGGTGACCTCCCTCTCCGACTATTTCATTAACCTCTATCAAAATGTTGAACGCTGCAACTTTACGATTCATGAACAGCACCCGACTGACAATGGTGGGTTCTTGATTTGGACCATGCATTTGCAGCATCCGAAGCTCCGTCAAGGTCAACTGGTGAATGTCCGGGGCGTGACGCATCTACGCTTTCAAGATGGCAAAGTCATTTATCACCGTGATTACTTTGACTTGGGGGAAATGCTGTATGAACAGCTGCCAATCCTTGGTCGTGTGGTTCGCTGGATTAAGCGGAGGTTGGGGCAATGAGTGGCGTACTAATCACTGGTGCGACGTCCGGTATCGGTAAGCAGTTAGCACAAGATTATGCACGGCAGGGGTTGCAAGTGCTTGCTTGCGGCAGAAATGAGGCAGTGTTGAACGAGCTCTGCGAGGTGAGTACTTCGATTATCCCACTGCGGTTTGATTTGACTGATTTTGAGCAGACTCTTGCGGTGCTAAGTGAACTGCCATTTATACCCACTCTGTGGATCTTAAATGCCGGAGGTTGTGAATATATCGATGATGGTGTGATGGATGCACAACTCATGGCGCGAGTGATGCAGATTAATGTACTCGGGGTGGCCAATACCATTGAGGCGATTCAGCCGTATTTAAAATCGGGACATCGTGTAGCCATTGTCGGTTCGATAGCCAGTGAGCTGGCGCTCCCCCGAGCAGAGGCTTACGGGTCATCCAAAGCTGCAGTTGGATATCTGGTGAGAGCGTTACGGCTGTCCTGGGCCAGCAAAGGCATTGATGTAACTTGCGTGTTTCCCGGGTTTGTTGCCACACCACTGACTGAGAAGAATACCTTTGAGATGCCGATGATGATTTCGGTAGAAAGTGCATCTCAGGCGATTCGGTGCGGGCTAGCGAAAGGCGTAGCAAATCTCTATTTTCCGGCTCGTTTTACTTGGATGATCCGTTTGTTGGGGATGTTGCCCTATCGTTGGCAATATCAGCTCGTCAGTCGGTTTTTTGCACCGAAAAGGACCAGACAATGAAGATCGCGATTATAGGTACGGGAATTTCAGGACTCACGTGTGGTTATTACTTGCATCAGCAGCATGACATCACGCTGTTTGAGGCGAACGATTATATTGGCGGTCATACTGCGACGGTAGACGTCAATATGAACGGTCAGCCCTACGCAGTCGATACCGGATTTATTGTTTATAATGACCGTACATATCCTCATTTCATACGCATGATGAACGAAATCGGTGTCAAAGGGCTTCCGACTCAGATGAGTTTCAGTGTGCGTAATGACGCCAATGGACTTGAATATAACGGTCACACGTTAACGACATTATTTGCGCAAAAGCGGAATTTACTTAAGCCGAATTTTTATCGGTTTATCAGCGAAATTCTGCGTTTCAACAAGCTTGCAAAAGCAGCGGCAGACACTCCCCACCAGCACTTACAAACCCTTGGGCAGTTCCTGGTCCATCATCGTTTCTCCGATTATTTCTGTCAGAATTACATCTTGCCGATGGGGGCTGCAATTTGGTCATCTTCTTTAGCGGACATGCGCGCATTTCCGCTGATGTTTTTTCTGCGGTTTTTCATTAATCACGGTCTGTTGGATGTTACGGACAGACCCCAATGGTATGTGATTGAAGGGGGATCTCGTGCCTATATTGAGCCACTGACCAAAGGCTATGCCGAACGGATTCGTCTCAGAACACCGGTCAAACAGGTAAGACGCAGTCCATTTGGCGTCGATATTGCAACCGAAAGTGGTATCGAGAGATTTGATGAGGTTATTTTTGCCTGTCACAGCGATCAGACACTTGGCATGCTTGAAGATGTCAGTCAGTGTGAAATATCAGTGTTATCCTCCATGGCATATCAGGCGAACGAAGTCGTCCTGCATACCGATACAAGTCTACTGCCCAAACGACCGGCGGCTTGGGCGGCCTGGAATTACTGGTTGCATGGTCATGATGGTGAGGAGATAAAACTCCCGTCACTGACCTACAATATGAATATCTTGCAACACATCGATAGTGAAACAACGTTTTGTGTCACGCTCAACAGCACTGAACATATCGACCCGGACAAAATTCTGCGTCGCTTCGTATATCACCATCCGGTATTTACGGAATCATCAATTCGGGCGCAGCAACGTAAATCAGAGATCAGTGGCGTCAATCATACTTGGTTTTGTGGCGCATACTGGCACAACGGATTCCATGAAGATGGGGTAAGAAGTGCTCTCGATGTGATCACTCAATTGCAATCGCAGGCGGTCAACAGAGACAAGGGTGTCGCATAATGACCAAAACAACGAGTGTTACACGCAGTGCATTGATGGTCGGCCATGTTCGTCACCGTCGCTTCACACCGGTTGCGCATTCGATTCATTCACCACTCTTTATGCCGTGTATCGATTTGGATGAATGGCCCGAGCTCCGACAACAGGTTTGGGGACTGGGTGAACGCTGGTGGCACTGGGCGCGTTTTCGTCGTGCCGATTATCTGGGGGACGGCGATTTGAAAACAGCCGTTCAGGATAAAGTGTTGAAGCTTACGGGGGAGCAAGTATGCGGCAAAGTGCTAGCTGTGGTGCACCTGCGTTATCTGGGGCTCTATTTCAGTCCGGTTAATTTCTACTATCTTTATGATCAGCAAGGCCGCTGGCGTTATCTGCTCGCGGAGGTGAGCAATACACCTTGGAACGAACGACATTATTATGCGGTTCCGGCTGAATCTGGTGAACAGGGTGAAAACTGGACACACGCCAAAGCATTTCACGTGTCACCATTTAATCCTGTGGAACAGCAGTATCGATGGAAACTGAAACCGCTATCTGATGCCCTGATGGTGCACTTGGCGTGTCATCGGGATAGCAAAGAATTTGATGCCACACTGGCGTTAAAAGCACAACCTTTTACCTCAAGAAGTTTGCTTAAATTGTTGATTCGGACACCGATCATGACGGTTAAGGTCGTCACAGGGATTTATTGGCATGCACTGAAACTATGGCTCAAAGGTACACCATTTTATTCACACCCCAAATCCCGCCGACATGAGACAGATAAAAAATAATTAGGAGAACGCGCAATGTTCAATTCGCCTTCATTAGAGATGCCTCAATCACTGACGTCGTGGCAGCAAGGTGCCCGAACCATGGTGCTGAAATCCCTCCGCCTGATAAAAATTGGCAGCCTGATATTGGAAGAAAATTTTGCAGGACAGTCGGGTATTTTTAACCAGAATGTTTCGAACCAAGGCACGATGGAACAATTTGGGTTTGCACATGACGATCAGCCACAGGCCCATATTCGGGTCAATCATCCTGATTTTTATGCCAGCGTGCTGAAAGGCGGTAGCATTGCAGCAGCAGAAGCATATATGGATGGTTGGTGGGACTCTCCCAATCTGACGGCTGTGACTGAACTGATGGCGCGTAACTTAAATGCACTGGATCAGTTGGAAGCACAAAGCAGCGTGCTTGTCCGAGCGATGAATAAAGTGAGTCATTGGTTGAAGCGCAACTCGATTGGACGTGCCAAGCAAAACATCGAAGCCCACTACGATTTGGGTAATGACTTGTATCAGACATTTCTTGACCAACGGATGCTCTACTCTAGTGCGCTCTACCTCAACACTAACGATTCACTGGAACAGGCACAAATGCAGAAAATGGATCGTTTGTGCCAGCAATTGCAACTGACAGCCAATGATCACGTGATTGAAATTGGTACTGGGTGGGGGGCGATGGCGATTTATATGGCGCAACATTACGGATGCCGAGTCACGACCACCACGATATCGGAACAGCAGTATGCGTATGCGCAGGCCGAGATTCAGCGTTTGGGGCTTGGTGAGCTGATTACCTTACTTAAACAAGATTACCGCTTGCTTGACGGGCAGTTTGATAAACTGGTGTCGATCGAAATGATTGAAGCGGTCGGGAAATCCTATCTGCCATCTTATATTGCAAAATGTCAGTCGCTGCTCAAACCCGGCGGACGGATGGCGATTCAGGCGATAACCATTGCCGATCAGCGTTTTGACGACTACAGCAACAACGTGGATTTCATTCAGAAATATATCTTCCCCGGTGGATTTTTGCCCTCGATTACCGTCCTGACCCAAATGGCGACGCAGCATACGGATTTCATCGTCCGTGATATGTTTGACCTAGGGCTCGACTACGCCCAGACACTGGCTGACTGGCGTCATCGTTTTGAAGCGTCCTTGAACAAAGTGAAGTCACTGGGTTACGACGAACGCTTTGTCCGCATGTGGCGTTATTATCTGTGTTACTGCGAAGGCGGCTTTAAAGCGCGCACCATCAGCACCATTCATATGACGCTACAGCGGGCACTGTGATGCATCGCTTCCTGCTGATTTCATTGTGGTTTGAAGCACTCTGGCTACTCGCCGTATTAGGACAGGCGCGTTTGCAGTGGCTTACCATTGGCTTGGTAACGGTCACCATGGCGTACACCGCGTTACGATTCCCCTTGGTGCTCGGACGCATCATGACGGTGGCAGCCATCGGCATTACGCTCGATTATGTCAACCTCCATGTCGGGCTGTTTTCTTTTACCACATCCTCTCTGCCGATCTGGCTGATCGGGTTATGGTTTGCCTTTGCTTGGTTTGCCAGCTTCGCTATTCCGGTTTTCAGCCATCTACCGTCTTTACTCGTTTTTAGCGCAACAGCTTTGGGCGGCGCATTGAGTTATTGGGCGGGGTATCGTTTTGGCGCCGTGC
It encodes the following:
- a CDS encoding nuclear transport factor 2 family protein gives rise to the protein MDVQTVALFYAQLNKHNLDTLNDIYHDEIVFEDAAHRIEGVTSLSDYFINLYQNVERCNFTIHEQHPTDNGGFLIWTMHLQHPKLRQGQLVNVRGVTHLRFQDGKVIYHRDYFDLGEMLYEQLPILGRVVRWIKRRLGQ
- a CDS encoding SDR family oxidoreductase, whose translation is MSGVLITGATSGIGKQLAQDYARQGLQVLACGRNEAVLNELCEVSTSIIPLRFDLTDFEQTLAVLSELPFIPTLWILNAGGCEYIDDGVMDAQLMARVMQINVLGVANTIEAIQPYLKSGHRVAIVGSIASELALPRAEAYGSSKAAVGYLVRALRLSWASKGIDVTCVFPGFVATPLTEKNTFEMPMMISVESASQAIRCGLAKGVANLYFPARFTWMIRLLGMLPYRWQYQLVSRFFAPKRTRQ
- a CDS encoding NAD(P)/FAD-dependent oxidoreductase yields the protein MKIAIIGTGISGLTCGYYLHQQHDITLFEANDYIGGHTATVDVNMNGQPYAVDTGFIVYNDRTYPHFIRMMNEIGVKGLPTQMSFSVRNDANGLEYNGHTLTTLFAQKRNLLKPNFYRFISEILRFNKLAKAAADTPHQHLQTLGQFLVHHRFSDYFCQNYILPMGAAIWSSSLADMRAFPLMFFLRFFINHGLLDVTDRPQWYVIEGGSRAYIEPLTKGYAERIRLRTPVKQVRRSPFGVDIATESGIERFDEVIFACHSDQTLGMLEDVSQCEISVLSSMAYQANEVVLHTDTSLLPKRPAAWAAWNYWLHGHDGEEIKLPSLTYNMNILQHIDSETTFCVTLNSTEHIDPDKILRRFVYHHPVFTESSIRAQQRKSEISGVNHTWFCGAYWHNGFHEDGVRSALDVITQLQSQAVNRDKGVA
- a CDS encoding DUF1365 domain-containing protein; amino-acid sequence: MTKTTSVTRSALMVGHVRHRRFTPVAHSIHSPLFMPCIDLDEWPELRQQVWGLGERWWHWARFRRADYLGDGDLKTAVQDKVLKLTGEQVCGKVLAVVHLRYLGLYFSPVNFYYLYDQQGRWRYLLAEVSNTPWNERHYYAVPAESGEQGENWTHAKAFHVSPFNPVEQQYRWKLKPLSDALMVHLACHRDSKEFDATLALKAQPFTSRSLLKLLIRTPIMTVKVVTGIYWHALKLWLKGTPFYSHPKSRRHETDKK
- a CDS encoding SAM-dependent methyltransferase; amino-acid sequence: MFNSPSLEMPQSLTSWQQGARTMVLKSLRLIKIGSLILEENFAGQSGIFNQNVSNQGTMEQFGFAHDDQPQAHIRVNHPDFYASVLKGGSIAAAEAYMDGWWDSPNLTAVTELMARNLNALDQLEAQSSVLVRAMNKVSHWLKRNSIGRAKQNIEAHYDLGNDLYQTFLDQRMLYSSALYLNTNDSLEQAQMQKMDRLCQQLQLTANDHVIEIGTGWGAMAIYMAQHYGCRVTTTTISEQQYAYAQAEIQRLGLGELITLLKQDYRLLDGQFDKLVSIEMIEAVGKSYLPSYIAKCQSLLKPGGRMAIQAITIADQRFDDYSNNVDFIQKYIFPGGFLPSITVLTQMATQHTDFIVRDMFDLGLDYAQTLADWRHRFEASLNKVKSLGYDERFVRMWRYYLCYCEGGFKARTISTIHMTLQRAL
- a CDS encoding DUF2878 domain-containing protein — encoded protein: MHRFLLISLWFEALWLLAVLGQARLQWLTIGLVTVTMAYTALRFPLVLGRIMTVAAIGITLDYVNLHVGLFSFTTSSLPIWLIGLWFAFAWFASFAIPVFSHLPSLLVFSATALGGALSYWAGYRFGAVQFAWSVEGAVFALFLEWFGLSLLLMKVFRNANPTFNRNTASDRDPLDRHR